Proteins from a single region of Neosynechococcus sphagnicola sy1:
- the fabI gene encoding enoyl-ACP reductase FabI yields the protein MTGIANNRSIAWGIAQQLHQAGANLGITYLPDDKGRYEKKVAELVEPLNPSLFLPCNVQDDSQIDATAEAIRQQWGHLDILIHCLAFANKEDLTGGFSETSRQGFSLALDVSAYSLIQLTRAVKPLMTHGGSIVTLTYLGGVRVIPNYNVMGIAKAALEMNVRYLASELGPEKIRVNAISAGPIRTLASSAVGGILDMIHHVETVAPLRRTVTQTEVGNTAAFLCSDLSSGITGQILYVDAGYEIMGMG from the coding sequence GTGACTGGCATCGCCAACAATCGCTCGATTGCCTGGGGGATTGCCCAACAACTGCATCAAGCCGGTGCCAATCTGGGCATTACCTACCTGCCTGATGACAAAGGACGTTACGAGAAAAAGGTTGCGGAACTGGTTGAACCCTTGAATCCCAGCCTGTTTTTGCCCTGCAACGTCCAAGACGATAGCCAAATTGATGCCACCGCTGAGGCCATTCGCCAGCAATGGGGTCATCTGGATATCTTGATTCACTGTCTGGCCTTTGCGAATAAAGAAGACCTGACCGGAGGCTTTAGTGAGACCTCTCGCCAAGGATTTTCCCTGGCCCTGGATGTCAGCGCCTATTCCTTGATCCAATTGACCCGAGCTGTGAAACCCCTGATGACCCATGGGGGGAGTATCGTCACCCTCACTTATCTGGGTGGGGTGCGGGTGATTCCTAATTACAACGTCATGGGGATTGCCAAGGCCGCCCTGGAAATGAATGTGCGCTACCTGGCCTCAGAGTTGGGTCCTGAGAAGATCCGGGTGAATGCGATTTCCGCTGGCCCGATTCGTACCTTGGCCTCCTCAGCGGTGGGGGGCATTTTGGACATGATCCACCATGTGGAAACCGTTGCGCCCCTCCGACGTACCGTCACCCAGACAGAAGTGGGAAATACCGCAGCCTTCCTCTGTAGCGACCTATCCAGTGGCATTACGGGGCAAATCCTTTACGTCGATGCAGGTTACGAAATTATGGGAATGGGCTAG
- a CDS encoding cation:proton antiporter regulatory subunit, translated as MVIRRDNGEEVDYPDSQTLLESGDRLLLVGEPAELAALDELARGERTLPGVGSSCQWLTIPLESPVIGQTLATLDIRRQFDTQVQAIRRQGQFIRFPAGDVDLQAGDRLLLCGSYKALSHVEQLVASPLPQLSIPLLPEATIPDMLLNRLTTEPSPAATLTTEVNGCSLNNGSPR; from the coding sequence ATGGTGATCCGCCGCGATAATGGGGAGGAAGTGGATTACCCAGACTCCCAAACCTTGCTCGAAAGTGGCGATCGGCTGTTGTTGGTGGGGGAACCCGCAGAACTAGCGGCTCTGGATGAGTTGGCACGGGGAGAACGTACCCTACCGGGGGTAGGATCATCCTGTCAGTGGCTGACCATTCCCCTCGAAAGTCCCGTCATCGGTCAGACCTTAGCGACGTTAGATATTCGTCGCCAGTTTGACACCCAGGTGCAGGCGATTCGCCGTCAGGGGCAGTTTATTCGCTTCCCTGCAGGGGATGTCGATCTACAAGCAGGCGATCGCCTGTTGCTCTGTGGTAGTTACAAAGCTCTGAGCCACGTTGAACAATTGGTGGCTTCTCCCCTGCCCCAACTGTCCATCCCTTTGCTCCCAGAGGCAACGATTCCGGATATGCTGTTGAATCGGCTCACTACTGAGCCATCCCCGGCGGCGACCCTGACCACTGAGGTTAATGGTTGCTCCCTCAACAATGGCTCCCCCCGCTGA
- a CDS encoding cation:proton antiporter: MLGILIIQDLAVGLMLAVLPALDKPVEEIGLAVGWALLQTGVFAAGAIAAGIWFIPPLLRLLARTESRELFLLGVVALCLSIALLTDHMGLSIEMGAFVAGLMISEVEYADQTLTYVEPLRDIFATLFFAAIGMLIDPVFLWENLELILGLVALVLIGKFLIITPLVRAFRYPLKTALIAGVGLAQIGEFSFVLASEGQSLGLVSRRVYLLILGTTAVTLVLTPFLLRLLPKLLSWAEAHPQLKRYLETETPQEVADTVPTQNHVVVCGYGRIGQNIVQLLLNHNYPVVVIDQSEQAVQKLRDAGIPYIYGNAASVRALEKSAVAQARGMAIALPDPMSTRLCLKRALEFAPELDVVVRANRNQDIEILYQLGAREVVQPEFEASLELSTHLLLGMGLPLPVIQRDVNQIRSSHYLALRPEQSAREVSREVQVAAKHLNSKWYALPETSTLSGMTLEEADLRRLTGGEPDGDPPR; this comes from the coding sequence ATGCTGGGCATCCTGATTATTCAAGACTTGGCCGTGGGATTAATGCTGGCGGTGCTGCCAGCCCTGGATAAACCCGTCGAGGAGATTGGGTTGGCCGTGGGCTGGGCGTTGTTACAGACGGGGGTGTTTGCTGCGGGGGCGATCGCCGCTGGCATTTGGTTCATTCCTCCCCTGCTGCGGTTATTGGCGCGCACGGAAAGCCGCGAACTCTTCTTATTGGGGGTGGTTGCCCTCTGTTTAAGCATTGCCCTGCTCACCGACCACATGGGACTCTCCATTGAAATGGGGGCCTTCGTTGCTGGGTTGATGATTTCGGAGGTGGAATATGCGGATCAAACCCTGACCTATGTGGAACCGCTACGGGATATTTTCGCCACCCTATTTTTTGCCGCCATTGGCATGTTAATTGATCCGGTGTTCCTGTGGGAGAACCTAGAGTTGATCCTGGGTTTGGTCGCCCTGGTGCTGATTGGCAAATTTTTGATTATTACCCCGCTGGTGAGAGCCTTTCGTTATCCGCTAAAAACAGCATTGATTGCTGGGGTGGGGCTGGCTCAGATTGGGGAATTTTCCTTTGTTCTTGCCAGTGAGGGGCAGTCTTTGGGTCTGGTTTCTCGCCGGGTCTATCTCTTGATTCTGGGTACCACCGCGGTCACCTTGGTGTTGACGCCCTTCTTGCTGCGGCTGCTCCCCAAACTATTGAGCTGGGCAGAGGCCCATCCTCAGCTCAAGCGTTATCTGGAAACTGAAACGCCCCAGGAAGTGGCAGACACTGTCCCCACGCAAAATCATGTCGTGGTCTGTGGTTACGGACGGATTGGACAGAACATTGTCCAGCTATTGTTGAACCACAACTACCCCGTCGTCGTCATTGACCAGTCTGAGCAGGCGGTACAAAAACTCCGAGACGCAGGCATTCCCTATATCTACGGCAATGCCGCCAGTGTCCGGGCATTGGAAAAGTCAGCCGTGGCTCAGGCACGGGGCATGGCGATCGCCCTCCCAGACCCCATGAGTACCCGCCTTTGCCTGAAACGCGCCCTGGAATTTGCCCCCGAACTAGATGTAGTAGTGCGTGCCAACCGGAATCAAGATATTGAAATCCTCTATCAACTTGGGGCCCGGGAGGTGGTGCAACCGGAATTTGAGGCCAGCTTGGAGTTGTCTACCCATCTCCTGCTGGGAATGGGTCTGCCTTTGCCCGTGATTCAGCGAGATGTCAACCAAATTCGCAGCAGTCATTACTTGGCACTCCGCCCCGAACAATCGGCTCGTGAGGTTTCCCGTGAGGTCCAGGTGGCCGCTAAACACCTGAACAGCAAGTGGTATGCTCTGCCAGAAACCTCAACCTTAAGTGGCATGACCCTAGAGGAGGCTGACCTCCGCCGCCTTACCGGGGGTGAGCCTGATGGTGATCCGCCGCGATAA
- a CDS encoding cofactor assembly of complex C subunit B, with the protein MSTSRQDYPLLRQLPIGVGILAGSLLMVNRFLTPELTNSQARSDVLGIILSAVLVLTGLLWQQVQPQLPEAVQLKGTEGFELEANLPEAAKTELAWVSHLLLTHTITGSLVVYYRGQVLVRRGILGENPLVQPGAILQRVLQLQQPVYLVKLALYPGRFEFDYLPENTQGVICQPIGQQGALILGAKAPRSYTRQDEAWIAAIADKLDDTLQRSYPW; encoded by the coding sequence ATGAGCACCTCACGGCAGGATTATCCCCTACTGCGGCAACTCCCAATTGGGGTGGGCATCCTGGCGGGAAGTTTACTGATGGTCAATCGCTTCCTCACCCCTGAGTTGACCAATTCCCAGGCCAGATCGGATGTCCTAGGAATTATTCTCAGTGCCGTTTTGGTCTTAACTGGGTTGCTGTGGCAGCAAGTTCAACCCCAATTGCCCGAGGCCGTGCAATTAAAAGGAACAGAAGGGTTTGAGCTAGAAGCCAATCTGCCGGAAGCGGCAAAAACCGAGTTGGCTTGGGTCTCCCATCTGCTCTTGACCCATACCATCACCGGTTCTTTGGTGGTCTACTATCGTGGGCAGGTACTAGTGCGACGGGGAATTTTGGGGGAGAATCCCCTAGTGCAACCCGGTGCGATTTTACAGCGAGTACTCCAGCTGCAGCAGCCCGTTTACCTGGTGAAGTTAGCCCTCTATCCCGGACGATTTGAATTTGATTACCTCCCGGAAAATACCCAGGGGGTGATTTGCCAGCCCATTGGTCAACAGGGCGCTTTGATCTTAGGGGCAAAAGCACCCCGGAGCTACACCCGCCAAGATGAAGCTTGGATTGCCGCGATCGCCGATAAGCTTGACGACACGCTCCAACGTAGTTATCCGTGGTAG